In Pyrus communis chromosome 1, drPyrComm1.1, whole genome shotgun sequence, the following are encoded in one genomic region:
- the LOC137729522 gene encoding putative pumilio homolog 7, chloroplastic, with product MMFKLSEEDKKVLQREEGGELEKLWNENPTRNQHYSSLFHLFHPPHHRHLLGGSPVSRASLPSEFFPSSSVSSGLYSSEDGSPSPYSTPFEEAKYQTPYVNGLWLDSKPPPDDLGLPESFYRMHIGEEHEGGTKRMGFERGPDGIGLGGGVFGGISPWNAENYGLFESSKNNVSGFEGFQSAGFGCGGRCDGSMESALLGLQPKCAVGDSMGSFCNRMYPNALYGPSGVKRMEQGYAWYQRNPSSATSHPDEDYFSLLHATGSNGGKSLKHPMSSPQFPSVEQLNVDNLSHNHSMINQWTRVNPTNGVPESFKSMNCAGELEGYGCKDSMIMQGKQLNHAINKGSKSSKGYKNSYTKMAMQTGEKSSRLDPDSYDGRMSGNEWRQSDNSLFRSVLSSSSLTEVQGYIYFIAKDQYGCRFLQRMLDEGTSQDLQLIFDKIINHVFELMTNPFGNYLMQKLLDMCNEQQRMQFVIMVTKEPGQLVRVSLDTHGTRVVQKLIETLKTGKQIVLVKSSLECGFLDLIKDPNGNHVVQRCLDCFSNEDNKFIFDAAARFCVEIATQRHGCCVLQKCIAHAIGRHRDKLINEISRNGLLLSQDPYGNYVVQYIIELKIPSAVAKLTNQLKGNFVRLSMQKCSSHVVEKCLKYFEESRPKIIHELLSVPRFDQLLQDPYANYVIQSALGVTKGPLHAALVEAVKPHTILRTSPYCKRIFSKDLKKK from the exons ATGATGTTCAAACTATCTGAGGAAGACAAGAAGGTTTTACAGagggaagaaggaggagagctGGAAAAGCTCTGGAATGAGAATCCCACCAGGAATCAGCATTATTCCAGTCTTTTCCACCTCTTTCATCCCCCGCATCACCGCCACCTTCTCGGCGGCTCTCCGGTGAGCAGAGCCTCTCTCCCGTCGGAGTTCTTTCCGTCGAGCTCTGTCTCAAGTGGGTTATATTCCTCCGAGGACGGTTCTCCGTCTCCGTATTCAACCCCATTTGAAGAGGCAAAGTATCAAACACCTTACGTGAATGGGTTGTGGCTGGACTCTAAGCCGCCGCCGGATGATCTGGGTTTGCCTGAGAGTTTCTATAGGATGCATATTGGGGAGGAACATGAGGGTGGGACTAAAAGGATGGGATTTGAGAGAGGCCCGGATGGGATTGGACTCGGTGGTGGGGTTTTTGGGGGGATTAGTCCTTGGAATGCTGAAAACTATGGCCTTTTTGAGAGTTCTAAGAACAATGTTTCGGGTTTTGAGGGTTTTCAATCTGCGGGATTCGGCTGTGGAGGGAGATGTGATGGGAGTATGGAGTCAGCATTGCTTGGATTGCAACCGAAATGCGCTGTTGGCGATTCAATGGGGTCTTTTTGTAATCGTATGTACCCGAATGCATTGTATGGGCCTAGCGGTGTTAAAAGAATGGAACAGGGATATGCCTGGTATCAGAGGAACCCATCTAGTGCTACGTCTCACCCTGATGAGGATTATTTTAGCTTACTACATGCAACGGGTTCTAATGGCGGAAAGAGTCTTAAGCATCCGATGAGTTCCCCTCAGTTTCCCTCGGTTGAACAGTTGAATGTGGACAATCTTTCGCATAACCATTCAATGATAAATCAATGGACTAGAGTGAATCCAACTAATGGGGTTCCCGAATCTTTCAAGTCCATGAATTGTGCAGGGGAACTTGAGGGTTACGGTTGCAAGGATAGTATGATCATGCAAGGAAAACAGTTGAATCATGCCATCAATAAAGGTAGCAAGTCTTCGAAGGGATACAAGAACTCTTACACTAAGATGGCAATGCAGACAGGAGAGAAAAGCTCTAGACTTGATCCCGATTCATATGATGGCAGAATGAGTGGAAATGAATGGAGACAGAGTGACAATAGCTTGTTTCGGTCAGTACTAAGTTCAAGCTCATTGACCGAGGTCCAGggatatatatatttcattgcAAAGGATCAGTACGGCTGTCGGTTCTTACAAAGGATGCTTGATGAGGGGACCAGCCAAGATTTGCAATTAATATTTGACAAAATAATCAACCATGTTTTCGAACTTATGACGAACCCGTTTGGCAATTACCTAATGCAAAAGTTGTTGGATATGTGCAATGAACAACAAAGAATGCAATTTGTAATCATGGTGACAAAGGAACCAGGACAGCTTGTCAGAGTTTCCTTAGACacacatgg GACTCGCGTGGTACAGAAGTTGATTGAGACTCTGAAAACTGGGAAACAGATTGTTTTAGTTAAATCGTCCCTTGAATGCGGTTTTCTTGATCTTATTAAGGATCCAAATGGTAATCATGTGGTACAACGTTGCCTGGACTGCTTTAGCAATGAAGACAATAAG TTTATTTTTGATGCTGCTGCAAGATTTTGTGTCGAGATTGCAACTCAACGACATGGATGCTGTGTACTACAAAAATGCATTGCACACGCCATTGGGAGACATCGAGATAAGCTGATCAATGAAATTTCAAGAAATGGGCTTCTCCTTTCACAAGATCCTTATGG GAATTATGTTGTTCAATATATCATAGAGCTGAAGATCCCATCTGCAGTGGCCAAACTGACTAATCAGTTAAAAGGAAATTTCGTACGCCTCTCCATGCAGAAGTGCAGTAGTCATGTTGTTGAAAAGTGCCTCAAGTATTTTGAAGAGAGCCGGccaaaaatcatccatgaattgCTCTCAGTTCCACGTTTTGATCAGTTGTTGCAAGACCCTTATGCCAACTATGTCATTCAATCTGCTCTTGGAGTTACCAAG GGCCCTCTTCATGCTGCTCTGGTCGAAGCAGTTAAGCCTCATACAATCTTACGCACCAGTCCGTACTGCAAGAGGATTTTCTCAAAGGACCTGAAGAAGAAGTGA
- the LOC137742243 gene encoding uncharacterized protein, with protein sequence MERSTPVRKPHTSTADLLTWSETPLADSPLPSSASRPHQPSDGIRKVVFGGQVTDEEVESLNKRKPCSAHKMKEITGSGIFAPKAENDAAEADGANPTLKPGIRMYQQAVAGISHISFGDEESVSPKKPTTIPEVAKQRELSGTLETEAEREARLKKQLSESKFKELSGHDIFAPPPEILPRTTTAPRALALKGSIEIGEPTSPNGRTPVKVSNPGGGQSNIISIEEPAPKTAKKIYDKKFSELSGNDIFKGDVPPSSAEKPLSSAKLREMSGSNIFADGKKEARDYLGGVRKPPGGESSIALV encoded by the exons ATGGAGAGAAGCACTCCGGTGAGGAAGCCCCACACATCCACCGCGGATCTGCTCACCTGGTCCGAGACTCCGCTGGCTGATTCTCCTCTTCCATCCTCCGCCTCTCGGCCCCACCAG CCGTCGGATGGGATCAGAAAGGTGGTGTTTGGAGGGCAGGTGACGGACGAGGAGGTCGAGAGCTTGAACAAACG CAAACCTTGTTCGGCGCATAAGATGAAGGAGATCACCGGGAGTGGCATTTTTGCACCGAAAGCAGAAAATGATGCCGCGGAAGCTGATGGTGCGAACCCTACCCTAAAGCCAGGAATTCGAATGTACCAG CAAGCGGTTGCTGGAATCAGTCATATCTCGTTTGGTGACGAAGAGAGTGTTTCTCCCAAAAAGCCTACCACCATTCCAGAAGTGGCAAAGCAGCGGGAGCTAAGTGGAACCTTGGAAACGGAAGCAGAGAGAGAGGCAAGGCTGAAGAAGCAGCTCTCTGAATCTAAATTCAAGGAGCTTAGTGGCCATGACATATTTGCGCCCCCTCCTGAAATTTTACCCAGGACAACTACCGCTCCTCGTGCTTTGGCCTTGAAGGGAAGCATCGAGATAGGAGAACCTACTTCGCCCAACGGTCGCACGCCTGTTAAGGTTTCTAAT CCTGGTGGGGGTCAGAGCAATATAATATCCATCGAGGAACCAGCGCCCAAGACAGCCAAGAAGATTTATGACAAGAAGTTTTCCGAACTCTCAGGAAATGATATATTCAAGGGCGATGTTCCTCCTTCGTCAGCTGAAAAACCACTGAGTTCGGCAAAACTACGGGAGATGAGCGGCAGCAACATCTTTGCGGATGGGAAGAAAGAGGCTCGAGACTACTTAGGAGGCGTACGCAAACCCCCAGGTGGAGAGAGTAGCATTGCTTTGGTTTAA
- the LOC137730281 gene encoding annexin Gh1-like gives MSTLRVPPQVPAASEDSEQLKKAFKGWGTNEDLVISILGHRNAAQRKAIRKTYADAYGEDLLKELEKELTSDFERIVWLWTLDPAERDAFLANEATKKWTKSNQVLAEIACSRSAHELLSARQAYHSRYKKSLEEDVAHHTTGDFRKLLAPLVSSYRYEGDEVNLALAKSEAKLLHEKISDKAYNDDDIIRILATRSKAQINATLNHYKNEFGNDINKDLKADPKDEYLAILRATIKCLVRPEKYFEKSLRLAINKRGTDEGALTRVVATRAEVDMMIIKDLYHKRNSVPLDQAIKKDTTGDYEKMLLALVGHENA, from the exons ATGTCGACCCTAAGAGTCCCTCCACAAGTCCCTGCTGCATCCGAAGACTCTGAGCAACTCAAGAAAGCCTTCAAAG GATGGGGAACGAATGAGGACTTGGTTATATCCATCTTGGGGCATAGAAATGCCGCTCAAAGAAAGGCAATCCGGAAAACTTATGCAGATGCTTACGGAGAAGATCTCCTCAAGGAACTGGAAAAAGAACTTACAAGTGACTTTGAG AGGATTGTATGGCTTTGGACACTTGATCCTGCTGAACGCGATGCATTTTTAGCCAacgaagcaacaaagaagtggACTAAAAGCAATCAGGTTCTTGCAGAAATAGCCTGCAGTAGGTCTGCACATGAACTGCTTTCGGCAAGGCAGGCTTATCACTCTCGCTACAAGAAGTCTCTCGAAGAGGATGTTGCTCATCACACAACTGGGGACTTCCGCAAG CTTTTGGCCCCTCTTGTTAGCTCATACAGATATGAGGGAGATGAGGTGAACCTGGCACTGGCAAAATCCGAGGCTAAGCTACTCCATGAGAAGATCTCAGACAAAGCCTACAATGATGACGATATCATCAGGATTCTGGCTACGCGGAGCAAAGCACAGATCAATGCAACGCTCAATCACTACAAAAATGAATTCGGGAATGACATCAACAAG GATCTGAAAGCTGACCCCAAGGATGAGTACCTTGCAATACTAAGGGCCACGATAAAGTGCTTGGTCCGCCCTGAGAAATATTTTGAGAAGTCTCTTCGTCTGGCAATTAACAAACGAGGAACAGATGAAGGAGCTCTCACTAGAGTTGTCGCTACGAGGGCTGAGGTTGACATGATGATTATTAAGGACCTGTACCACAAGAGGAACAGTGTCCCTCTGGATCAGGCCATTAAAAAGGACACTACTGGAGATTATGAGAAAATGCTTCTGGCCCTGGTTGGACATGAGAATGCTTGA